GGTGAATAATTTATTTCCAAGGAGGTCGATAGATGGGCATATGAGCATCAGGTGAAATTGGTTTTCTCCAGACCGGGAAAACCAACAGATAATCCGTATATTGAGTCATTCATTGGAAGTTTTCGGGACGAGTGCCTAAATGCGCATTGGTTCCTGTCATTGGAAGATGCGAAGGAAAAAATTGAAATCTGGATGGAAGAGTACAACACCTTCAGACTCCACAGCTTTTTAGGGGATTTGACTCCTGAAATGTTTATAAAAAAAAGAAAACAGCAGAATTTTCTACTTTAGAAGACGCCTAAATATCGGGAGAGGTCATTGATCAGGGAGGTATAGTACTGACTAAAATTTATAACCAATCAAAATATGTTTATTAAACCTTAGTATTAAATATTTTCGTCTAACAGCAATTTGACCTTGACAAACTTTTGAAATACCACAATATTTTAAAATGTAATGATTTGATATCTCTAAGCTTACCAAAAAAGCTGAATATTTTTTTTAATTCCTTTATTTAGAGGCTGTTATTTTTTACGAAAATTATTCTTGTGTCATGTTATGTAGCGATTATCTTTCTTTAAGATCTTTCTTTATTATATTTAGTAAATTTTTGACTACATATTGAATAAAAAGATATTAGTAAGTAAACCAATATTACATGAGAAGTGAAGTTATTTGGGGGAAATGGTATACGCCTTTCGTAAGGGTGATCGTGCATATAATTTTTTGGATGTTAGTCTTTTTTACGTATTATTTTACTTATAGAAGGCTAGGAGGGAACTATATCTGGATTTTAGTAGCAAAAGAACTTTTTGTCACTACATCCTTGTTCTATTCCGGTATTTGGCTTATTTCAAAATGGATAGAAAAAAGAAAAGTACTTCCCCTCATAATATTTATAATCCTATCATATATATGGTGGTTAAATATTACTTATTTTGCATGTGACTTTCTTACTGACTTTGAATTAAAGGAAGGTAGTGGCATTTATAAGTATGTGAAATTTTTTACCAGTGATGGATATTTCGGTATTTATCGACTTAAAAAATTTCCTGGTGCATTTCCTGATTATTTAACCCTTGTATCCCTACCATTAACACCAAAATTGGTTAAGCATCTTATTGTTCAAGGTAACAAGATGCTCTTATTAGAAAAGAACCAGGCAGAACTCGAACTTGAAAAAGCAAATTTAGAATTAAAGACTACTAATCTTGAATTAGATAAAGCAAATCTGGAACGAGATAACCTTAAGATGGAACTAGAAATTCTTAAATCTCAGATCTCTCCCCATTTTTTATTCAATACGTTAAATAGCATATATAGGCTGGCTGAAAAAGGAGAACCCAGTACTCCTAATACCATAATGAAACTGTCTAATATGTTACGGTATTTGCTTTATCAGACCAATGATGATAAAATATTCATCGCAAAAGAAATTCAGTTTTTAAATGATTATCTGGACCTTATCCAGATCAGATTTGGTAATGACATAAATCTGAATTTTAATATAGAAAAGATAAAGGAACCTTATCGAATAGTCCCATTAATGCTATTGCCTTTTATCGAAAATGCGATCAAACATGGACCAGAAAGAAGCAGAGCAGATGCATGGATTGATGTTTCATTAACAATTGATGCCGGGGTATTGAAATTCGTAGTTGCTAATGGAGTAAATAAAAGCAGTACTGAACCACCAAAAGGCGGCATTGGATTGAAAAATGTTAATAGGAGACTGGAACTTCGATATAAGGATAGATATAAATTAGACATATCTGATAATCTGAATAGTTACACTGTCGTACTTGAAATTGAATTGTAATAAATCTTGAAAAATGATTAAATGTATTGTAATTGATGATGAACAACTGGCACAGGAAATACTCGTGTCTCATTTAGAGAAAATTCCCGATATAGAAATTGTGGGAGTATTTAATAATGCATTTGATGCAATGAAAGTGTTAAGATCAAAAGAAATAAATCTGGTGTTCTGTGATATTCAAATGCCTGATTTGGATGGTGTTAATTTTCTTAAAAGCCTTAAAAATCCTCCTTTATTTGTATTTGTTACTGGTGATCCATCACATGCTATCGAAGGATATCAATTAAATGTCTTAGATTATATACTTAAGCCATTTGGCGTAGATCGTCTTTTGCAGACTATAGAAAAAGCCCAGGCGTACTTAAACCTGGAGAAGGGAACCAAACCGGAACTGAACTTTCTTATAATTAAAGATAGGTCAAATATTATCATTACACCTTACGATGAAGTATATTCAATCAAGGCAGATAAGGATTACGTATGGGTTGAAACATTGGAAAAAACGTACCATGTGTGGAAAAAACTAATGGAAATGGAAGAATCCTTGGTCAATGCAAAGCAGTTTATCCGAGTGCACAAATCTTACATCATTAATCTAGATTATGCCAAGCAAGTTGAAGGTAATATAATAAAAATGAGAGGCAGTTTGGACGATGTGCCAATTGGTGGTCAATATAAAGCAGAATTGTTTAAACGTTTGGGATTAACGGGAGGTTAATAGCTTTTTAACATTCAGTTCTCTTGAACTCACAATTTAAGATCTTAACAAGGAAATGGTAAATTACCATTTCCTGTTCTCTTTGTTTGGTGAAGAAAATTCTATTCAAAAGCATGTGTGTTAGAGAGCCAATTATTCTTAAGTTCATCATTTGAAAATCTTTATTCTTATTGCATTTCTCTGCGACTAAAGTCATTTGGGCCTTATATTCATTGAGTATCGAGCAATAATTAGTGTTTTCTATTTTCATAAATGAAGAGATTTCATCCTTCTTTTCCCGGAAATTTTTATCCAGTTTGTACTTTAATTTTGGTACAGTGTCAAATTCCTTAAGAAAACGGTCTCTCCATAAATTAAGCAATGATATTTGTTCAGCAATTGTATAATTGAATGCTGAAAGAAGATTCTTCGTCATTCCTAATGCCAGCTTCCATCTAAGGCTTTCACCTTCACGTTTAATATAGGGTAATAATTTGGAAATCGTTTCACTCTCTAAATGGAATATAGATTCGCAATTTTCAATGTTTGAGAAACCATAACGTTCAAGTTCCCGTTCATAAGTATCAATCATGAACTTTGAAATGCGGCGACTTTTAATTAATGGCTCCAAGATATTGTTGATACTTTTCGAGACTATTAAAAATGTACTTTCCAATTCTCCATTTAATTGAAATCGTACGCGCAGATGCGGTTCTGGATCGGCATATCTGATATAAAACCATTTTTGAATTTTATCATGTTGCTTTAGCCCTTGAACTATCCGTTGCAATTCTTCTTGAATGATCCTATCGCTTTCTCTTTCACCACAATAAATTTTGAGATATAGCCATTCGCTTCCCGGAACAAATGTTCGCTTAATATTACTTTCGGACTGAATAGGCAGGGAAGAGGAATCTCTAGTGGAATTTCCAATAATTGGAATAATCACTTCATTGGACAATACTTCGCCGTCAGAATTAATAACTGGGCTACTAAATTCATCATAAATATTTTCAATTAGCCTTAAATCATAATTATTCAATTCTTTTAAAAAGATCTGTTTCCCAATTTCGTTATCTAGATCAATTAAAACTTCATTGTCTCCATTGGCGATTAAAACTTTTGTAGGAAGCTGGTATTTTTTTACAAAATATTCGATTTTTTCATTAGCATCCCTAAGATTCAAATTCCTAAATTCTATATGTGGGATATGCCATTCGGCACGGGAAAGAATAAGATGCTTATAGCATATTCTGGGAAAGAAATTTTTTTTTGTGTTTGGGTGCCAATCCCAAGAAATTTTAATGGAATTTTCTTGTTGTTGAACATCACATAAAAATCTATAAATAGTCATTCCATAATGGAAGTTATGCGCGCTGCTGAGTCTAGGAAGTACACGTTTATTTAGATTTTGTGACCTTAAAATTACCTTTCCGTTTACTACTTTTAAATATATATCACTTAATGGTATTGTATGATCCTTATCAACGGCAGCTTGACCAATAATAGGAATTTCATATTCGTATAAACTTGGCCTTGCAAGAATGTTTCCGGCATTGGATTTAGGATAAAATACGATCTCAGCCAGAATAGTTTCATTTAATTGGTTTTGTTCTTCTCGTGCAAGCTTTAAAAGTTTGGTCTTTAGTGTCTCATCAAGATATGAAAAACGGGTGAGCAACGGTAAAGACGATGAGCCTCCACAACCTTTTAAATGAAATCTGAAATCCTTAATATCAGATTTTGTTTCTAATAGGTTACCGAATATATATAAGCCAAGGGGTAACTTGTTTTTTTCTGAATTATTCTTCATCCCAAATATCTCAAAGTCTTTTTCTTTCAGTTCTATTGAACGTTTACTATAATCTGGCTTTTCAGAATACTTTTCTACAATTGATTCAACAAATTCAGAATAATCGGGGATATTGTTTGTTTGACTGCCAGTTAGTCCATTTAGCAGTGGGAGTTCTCTTTCTAAAATTGAGGCTTGAGTACCATATCCAATGCCTTGTTCAAAATCTAAAGCCTCCATCAAGGGTATTTCCTGATCTCCATATCGTGAGTAAAATTTCTTTGTGAAAAGTTGTAGGTCGTCAGCTTTTTTATTATGATTTAAATGTATTAATTCGAATATCTCGCGTATTATAATTGAAATTTCAATATCATTTAGATTGCCTTCGGTCATTTTTCTCATTGAATCCACTTGGAACAAATTTTTGGGATCTTTATGAAATAAACTCGAAAAAGCTTCCTTGATAATACATTTCGATGAGCTGATTCCCTCTGACTCACTGTTAGCTAAAATTTCCGAAAGTTCAATAATACTATTATAAAAATTTGTTCCCTTAGATATATTAAGGGCTCTATTGAAAAAATTATCTAAGCTATCAACTGTAGTAATAGGATCAGTTTCTGGTATGAGAATTTTATGCTCAATTAGCTCAAATATAAATTTTCTAGCCTGAACTTCTGTTACCCCAAACTGTCCAATAGAATTTATTATTTGTTTGATTGTTTTCCCTTTGCTCGTATTGGCAATTACTGTATTGATTAAAATGTTTGAGTTAATCCTCGACCAGTTAAATTTTCTGTCAGAAAAATGCTCTGTATATTCGATGTATGAGAAGTTGTCACCATTATTGACGAGCGTTGAATTTGGATAAAAGATTATTTTCTCAATCGCAATTTCATCGTTTAATAACTGTTTATTTATAATTTCCTGGCTCGCATAATCCAAACGGTATTTAGAAAGAAACTTGTTGTTTAAAACAAGTTTGGTATTTACATTTGAAATATTCCCGATTGAAATAGATGAAAACTTTCCAAATGGAGTAGGGCGGTTAGACATTCTACTGATGTATTTATATATTGACGGCAATATATTCCTAGTTTCCTGTGTAAAGGGTTTATTTAATAATGTTTCTAATTGATTAAAAAGGTCTTGACTGGCTATAGCAATTGCATCAAGCAACTGTGGATCTTTGAAAAATTCAACGATAAAATCCCAAAATTCCAATTCAGTCTTGCAATTATTCACTCTATCGAAAAAGCTAATTGGCAATCTTGGGTTTCTAATTATAAAGAAATCTGCAGGTTTAACAAGCCTATACATTAGTTACCTTAATATTTCTTAAAATTTTGTCTATACATTTATTGAAATCTTCGAAGAGAAATCGGCTTCAATAGTTCATATATTTCCCCATTTGGAATTTCTCCATTATAGTGGCTTATTGGTGTAGCAGAAATTATAACAAAAATTGAGGACTCTGGAAATTTTGAATAATTGAAATCATTTTTATCTCCATAAGGTATAACTAAATCAAGGAAAATTATTGTAGGAGAACAAATCCTCAGTAGACTTTGGATTTCTGATCGCTCGATAGCAGTTCCCATAAGGATTAGATCATTCCTACGACTAATATAGTCTTGTAGCATCTCAATCGCTAACGCTTCATCTTCAATAAGTATACATGAAAAACCATTCTCCATCATGTTAAATTTTAATAAATAATCATTTATGAATAGGAAGTTGTCATTGTGACTGTACCAGTTTGTTCAGTCTCGTCAAAGATTCCTTTACCTGTACTATTTGAATAATCCGCACTTCCGATAATTTCCTTTTCGATTTTTAAAAATTGTTCAATTTCTGAATGTGATAGTTCCATAATTTTTATTGTTTAGTGACTAATATTTTTCACTAAAATCTGCCTACTATCCACTCAAAAAAAATATTCTCGTCCAACTCGAGTTTGACCAATATGAACTACCTATTTTACCCTATTTCTTTGTTTTACAGGATTTAAAGGCATTTTTTCTATGTTTTTCCAGTTTATCGAGTAATTCCATTGTTTTGGATAGGTGAAAATTGAGTTTGACGAGAAAAGTTGGTTCGTGACTCTTTATGTGTTATAATAATTGACAATGGAATGGAAGCGGATTTCTTCATCATATAGAATCTTATCCATGTCCCTTAAGATCATAGTGACCAAGAACTAGGTTATTCGAAGTAGTATGGCACGAATCAATAACGGTTTATATATTGGGAATATTAATGTCGATTTCTAAAAATATGAGATTGACATTTTTCTGTATTTATCGGCCAAGAAGTCTACTTTATTGATAATATTGACTTAAAAATGAGATCAGCCTTCAATTGTGGCAAATCTTAATCTAATTATAAAAAACTTCCTGAAAAGCTTTAACCCATCAGAATTTTGAGGGTTACGCTTCATCCAAATACTCAATTATATCAGACTAACAAATTCTAAACCTATGCAATTTGCTAAAGAAACTATATATTCCGATTGGTCCACAAGTAAATGGTTATTTAAAATTGAAGAAGTATTTTGTCCTCTCGAATATTCTGATCATAATAATATGATGATTAATCAAACTGAATTCTTGGAACTGCTTAAAATCAACATGATTAACTTCCTTTCTAGTTTTACTGAAATTATTGGAACTGCTACTAAAAAAGCAAAAACGGCAATGTCCCAGCTCATATTGACCAGCGACAAAATTTACACTTATTTAATCAACATATCTAAAATTAAATTTATCAGTGAGAAGAGTAATGATATTCGCAAATTGTATCTGCAAATATTATCAATCATTGAGTCTCTATTAGATGATTGTGAAAAATTAAATGAAAAGCTGTTACGAGAATTGCCATTGACAAAATATGCCTCATTTATTGGAATGGGGATATTTAAGAATAACGTTGAAATAGTCAAACTGAAACTAGTTAAGGCATCTTTAAGCTCTGACCTAATTCAAGTAATAATAAATGGAATGATCAGTGTAGTTCGACGAAGGAAGGTTAAAAGAGGCGAGTTAAGATATGCTTACATGATTTTGGGGAGGCTATTAAATATTGAGCACCCAACTTCTGAAAATGTAGAGGATCTTCTCATTGAATATGATTGGATATACTTGAACAAACTGACCCCTCAAAATTGAATTAGAATTAGGGATGCGTAGTGCGTTTAAAGCTGTTATTCAACTGCCATACTGGCTGATGTTGACCCCCTATTTCATTTTTCAGTTCATTGCGCTGGAGCATGCTGACCCCTTAGCAAGTAGTTTTTGTGTATCCGGCCTATGAACTACAGGTCTGCTGATTTTTTGAAGTTCTGAGGATATAGATCCTTTAAGTTTTTATGGTTTATTGACATGATGTTTTCCAAGGTATGCTTTAACCACTGGAAAGGGTTCACCTCATGCTTTTTACAGCTAGCAAAGAATGAGTAGATCATCGCCGCACGCTGTGCTGCTTCATGGCTTCCTGCGAAGAGGTAGTTTTTTCGTCCCAGTGCAACGGGGCGAATGGCATTCTCGATAAGATTATTGTCTATGTGCAGATTTCCATCATACAGGTATGCTGATAGCGCATCCCATCTAGCGTATGCATACGCCATAGCTTTACCGATCTGACTTTTAGGCAATGTGCTTTTTATCTCTTCAAAGATCCATTTGCCCAGCTCGTTAATAATAGGTAAGGATTCGGTCA
The genomic region above belongs to Sphingobacterium zeae and contains:
- a CDS encoding lantibiotic dehydratase, which produces MYRLVKPADFFIIRNPRLPISFFDRVNNCKTELEFWDFIVEFFKDPQLLDAIAIASQDLFNQLETLLNKPFTQETRNILPSIYKYISRMSNRPTPFGKFSSISIGNISNVNTKLVLNNKFLSKYRLDYASQEIINKQLLNDEIAIEKIIFYPNSTLVNNGDNFSYIEYTEHFSDRKFNWSRINSNILINTVIANTSKGKTIKQIINSIGQFGVTEVQARKFIFELIEHKILIPETDPITTVDSLDNFFNRALNISKGTNFYNSIIELSEILANSESEGISSSKCIIKEAFSSLFHKDPKNLFQVDSMRKMTEGNLNDIEISIIIREIFELIHLNHNKKADDLQLFTKKFYSRYGDQEIPLMEALDFEQGIGYGTQASILERELPLLNGLTGSQTNNIPDYSEFVESIVEKYSEKPDYSKRSIELKEKDFEIFGMKNNSEKNKLPLGLYIFGNLLETKSDIKDFRFHLKGCGGSSSLPLLTRFSYLDETLKTKLLKLAREEQNQLNETILAEIVFYPKSNAGNILARPSLYEYEIPIIGQAAVDKDHTIPLSDIYLKVVNGKVILRSQNLNKRVLPRLSSAHNFHYGMTIYRFLCDVQQQENSIKISWDWHPNTKKNFFPRICYKHLILSRAEWHIPHIEFRNLNLRDANEKIEYFVKKYQLPTKVLIANGDNEVLIDLDNEIGKQIFLKELNNYDLRLIENIYDEFSSPVINSDGEVLSNEVIIPIIGNSTRDSSSLPIQSESNIKRTFVPGSEWLYLKIYCGERESDRIIQEELQRIVQGLKQHDKIQKWFYIRYADPEPHLRVRFQLNGELESTFLIVSKSINNILEPLIKSRRISKFMIDTYERELERYGFSNIENCESIFHLESETISKLLPYIKREGESLRWKLALGMTKNLLSAFNYTIAEQISLLNLWRDRFLKEFDTVPKLKYKLDKNFREKKDEISSFMKIENTNYCSILNEYKAQMTLVAEKCNKNKDFQMMNLRIIGSLTHMLLNRIFFTKQREQEMVIYHFLVKILNCEFKRTEC
- a CDS encoding sensor histidine kinase, with the translated sequence MRSEVIWGKWYTPFVRVIVHIIFWMLVFFTYYFTYRRLGGNYIWILVAKELFVTTSLFYSGIWLISKWIEKRKVLPLIIFIILSYIWWLNITYFACDFLTDFELKEGSGIYKYVKFFTSDGYFGIYRLKKFPGAFPDYLTLVSLPLTPKLVKHLIVQGNKMLLLEKNQAELELEKANLELKTTNLELDKANLERDNLKMELEILKSQISPHFLFNTLNSIYRLAEKGEPSTPNTIMKLSNMLRYLLYQTNDDKIFIAKEIQFLNDYLDLIQIRFGNDINLNFNIEKIKEPYRIVPLMLLPFIENAIKHGPERSRADAWIDVSLTIDAGVLKFVVANGVNKSSTEPPKGGIGLKNVNRRLELRYKDRYKLDISDNLNSYTVVLEIEL
- a CDS encoding LytR/AlgR family response regulator transcription factor, with the protein product MIKCIVIDDEQLAQEILVSHLEKIPDIEIVGVFNNAFDAMKVLRSKEINLVFCDIQMPDLDGVNFLKSLKNPPLFVFVTGDPSHAIEGYQLNVLDYILKPFGVDRLLQTIEKAQAYLNLEKGTKPELNFLIIKDRSNIIITPYDEVYSIKADKDYVWVETLEKTYHVWKKLMEMEESLVNAKQFIRVHKSYIINLDYAKQVEGNIIKMRGSLDDVPIGGQYKAELFKRLGLTGG